The Saccharopolyspora gloriosae genome window below encodes:
- a CDS encoding glycoside hydrolase family 25 protein, with product MRPVVLYGIDISHHQGAFDLGRTRAEGFEYAFLKATEGSSFVDSRFGANLGNARAAGLLVAAYHYQRGDSSAAAQAGHIINTVPADVPVILDVEANGGGPDLSRDIIGRLLAAGYRSPLLYLPRWYWEQIGSPSLAGLPPLWYSRYASNEGGYASEIYERYRDFYDAQWGGYGGLGVAILQFTSSATVAGHAPVDANAFRGTREELAGLLGSSTPEDDLTPDQAQKLNEIHHELFGPRGPQGQIVGWGTEAGNHTAIGLLVHMFNALLGPRPSRVPGAGHVLVPAVEAIRDTNGVVYQLPAMINAGATGDPQAVAEALRPVIAEAAGPAIRESVTEVFGADDPARTEAVVQAIANRLAAGQQIPAQAPAPQAPAQQPPVQ from the coding sequence GTGAGGCCGGTCGTGCTCTACGGCATCGACATCTCCCACCACCAAGGCGCGTTCGACCTCGGCCGCACTCGGGCCGAGGGGTTCGAGTACGCCTTCCTCAAGGCGACCGAAGGAAGCTCCTTCGTCGACAGCAGGTTCGGCGCGAACCTCGGCAACGCCCGCGCCGCCGGACTGCTCGTCGCCGCTTACCACTACCAACGCGGCGATTCGAGCGCCGCGGCGCAGGCCGGGCACATCATCAACACCGTGCCCGCCGACGTACCGGTGATCCTCGACGTGGAGGCCAACGGCGGCGGCCCCGACCTGTCCCGCGACATCATCGGACGCCTGCTGGCGGCCGGGTACCGGTCGCCGCTGCTGTACCTGCCGCGCTGGTACTGGGAGCAGATCGGCTCGCCCTCGCTGGCCGGACTACCACCGTTGTGGTACTCGCGTTACGCCAGCAACGAAGGCGGCTACGCCAGCGAGATCTACGAGCGCTACCGGGACTTCTACGACGCCCAGTGGGGCGGCTACGGCGGTCTCGGCGTCGCGATCCTGCAGTTCACCAGTTCCGCCACCGTCGCCGGGCACGCCCCGGTCGACGCGAACGCGTTCCGCGGCACCCGCGAGGAGCTCGCGGGGCTGCTCGGCTCATCTACTCCGGAGGACGACTTGACTCCCGATCAGGCGCAGAAGCTCAACGAGATCCACCACGAGCTGTTCGGCCCGCGCGGACCGCAGGGCCAGATCGTGGGCTGGGGCACCGAAGCGGGCAACCACACCGCGATCGGCCTGCTGGTGCACATGTTCAACGCCCTGCTCGGACCGCGACCATCGCGGGTGCCGGGCGCCGGACACGTGCTGGTGCCCGCGGTCGAGGCGATCCGGGACACCAACGGCGTGGTGTACCAGCTGCCCGCGATGATCAACGCGGGTGCGACGGGCGACCCGCAGGCGGTCGCCGAGGCGCTGCGCCCGGTGATCGCCGAGGCCGCCGGTCCGGCGATCCGCGAGTCGGTCACCGAGGTGTTCGGCGCCGACGACCCGGCCCGCACCGAGGCCGTGGTGCAGGCGATCGCCAACCGCCTCGC
- a CDS encoding SDR family NAD(P)-dependent oxidoreductase: MTQTAVVTGASSGIGAATARRLAGDGFRVVVAARRQDRLAELAEEIGGRALPLDVTDQDSVAAFAAELDACDVLVNNAGGAWGSDPVSAGKPEEWQRMFSVNVLGTLHVTQALLPLLRAGGGGTIVNMTSTAAFVNYEGGGGYSASKHGAHALTETLRLELAGQPVRVIEIQPGMVHTDEFSRNRFHGDQAKADAVYADVDRPLTADDVAGVVAMAVAQPLHVNIDSLVLRPLAQAAQHKVHRGPLFDG; encoded by the coding sequence GTGACGCAGACCGCCGTGGTGACCGGAGCGAGCAGTGGGATCGGCGCGGCCACCGCCCGTCGACTGGCCGGGGACGGCTTCCGCGTGGTCGTGGCCGCGCGCAGGCAGGACCGGCTCGCCGAGCTCGCCGAGGAGATCGGCGGGCGGGCGTTGCCGCTCGACGTGACCGATCAGGACTCCGTCGCCGCGTTCGCCGCCGAGCTCGACGCCTGCGACGTGCTGGTGAACAACGCGGGCGGCGCGTGGGGATCGGACCCGGTCTCGGCCGGCAAGCCCGAGGAGTGGCAGCGCATGTTCTCGGTGAACGTGCTCGGCACCCTGCACGTCACCCAGGCGCTGCTGCCGCTGCTGCGCGCCGGGGGCGGCGGCACGATCGTCAACATGACCTCGACGGCCGCGTTCGTCAACTACGAGGGCGGCGGGGGCTACAGCGCGTCGAAGCACGGCGCCCACGCGCTGACCGAGACGCTGCGCCTGGAGCTGGCCGGGCAGCCGGTCCGGGTCATCGAGATCCAGCCGGGCATGGTGCACACCGACGAGTTCTCCCGGAACCGCTTCCACGGCGACCAGGCCAAGGCCGACGCCGTCTACGCGGACGTCGACCGGCCGCTGACCGCCGACGACGTGGCCGGGGTCGTGGCGATGGCGGTGGCCCAGCCGCTGCACGTCAACATCGACAGCCTCGTCCTGCGCCCCCTGGCCCAGGCCGCCCAGCACAAGGTCCACCGCGGACCGCTGTTCGACGGCTGA
- a CDS encoding TetR/AcrR family transcriptional regulator has translation MRTVDPDRYAARRRNILDAAAGCFARKGFDRTTTADICSTAGISSGSLFHYFPNKRAVFTAIFEQDGRDNAERLTRAASAADPWDALLELIDHLVRPLTDRRNSGLVVELIAQAGRDEELAALVARNDGDLREGIAALLGKAAAQGRIDPGVDAERAAHWVLGLTDALFSRSGVDPDFDALDQVPTLRLILCRYLGAAPGR, from the coding sequence ATGCGCACCGTCGACCCCGACCGCTACGCCGCGCGGCGCCGGAACATCCTCGACGCCGCCGCCGGGTGCTTCGCGCGCAAGGGGTTCGACCGCACGACCACCGCCGACATCTGCTCCACCGCGGGGATCAGCTCCGGCAGCCTGTTCCACTACTTCCCGAACAAGCGCGCCGTGTTCACCGCGATCTTCGAGCAGGACGGCCGCGACAACGCCGAACGGCTCACCCGTGCGGCGAGCGCGGCGGACCCGTGGGACGCGCTGCTGGAGCTGATCGACCACCTGGTCCGGCCGCTCACCGACCGCCGCAACTCCGGCCTGGTCGTCGAGCTGATCGCGCAGGCGGGGCGGGACGAGGAACTCGCCGCGCTGGTCGCGCGCAACGACGGCGACCTGCGCGAGGGCATCGCGGCCCTGCTCGGCAAAGCCGCCGCGCAGGGCAGGATCGACCCCGGCGTCGACGCCGAACGGGCCGCGCACTGGGTCCTGGGCCTGACCGACGCACTGTTCTCCCGCAGCGGCGTGGACCCGGACTTCGATGCCCTCGACCAGGTCCCGACGCTCCGGCTCATCCTCTGCCGCTACCTCGGAGCGGCACCCGGGCGCTGA